In Polyodon spathula isolate WHYD16114869_AA chromosome 11, ASM1765450v1, whole genome shotgun sequence, one genomic interval encodes:
- the LOC121323634 gene encoding leucine-, glutamate- and lysine-rich protein 1-like isoform X2 produces the protein MNSILLCFVTGEPFLTTFHTRNSWCLIPQKTWKITRRVTLYLLQFSSLKVVSMQLAGKQTELKTIIGDMNSIENKLKEAEHQSQMFRSKYQEQGSALKKTLGFLQLMKKELTRVRCAVSDFSDIQRGFSAELLNRSRDAHGEITTLHESLGTSQTQITCLREQVRDLQSVATAAELKSQQLQTLVHGESQLQNKCHEMQKQTLDLNNQLKTLQLRLQKGTSEMEHYKQLFVSKSNENEDNLSRLRRHENERKEAESRRCEELRAKEEEWLACNQKCKYLQEQLSEKERKEEEISRRNSRLENENETLKTALKQAEEEVSTLKQERELAMLSHQSAIEQLRESFRQEMLEGDSWGSKVNEELSKERAQLSLGLHEAEQRLREEARMELDIERAKFQELIQKYQKEHKELQKKVPFLIRTATTELKEEISSLEKKLEGAQMSLTEKEDKKDQEIESLKKLVFELESQLKHEQNSVDCLTTELRHNKQQKSQKLIEINKELDQLTQESYQLQEENCLLQETVRRECEERFELTEALSHAREQLLELKRLSGELQISHRSLSQSNLVLSPPSASSQGQKGINTKSSGIETKRGGLTRLVGNAEIPSSTRLRSSGNELPTIPLPHPPRERASSMSEARHRIAAVMRRKENKM, from the exons CTTGAAAGTCGTTAGCATGCAATTGGCAGGCAAACAGACCGAACTGAAGACTATAATTGGTGACATGAACAGCATTGAGAACAAGTTAAAAGAAGCCGAACACCAGTCCCAAATGTTCAG GTCGAAATACCAAGAACAGGGCTCTGCCTTGAAGAAGACATTGGGTTTTCTTCAGCTGATGAAGAAGGAGCTGACAAGAGTCAGGTGTGCTGTTTCTGATTTCTCAGACATCCAGAGAGGGTTTAGCGCAGAGCTGCTGAATAGAAGCAGAGACGCTCATGGAG AAATCACCACATTACATGAATCTCTGGGCACCTCTCAGACGCAGATTACATGCCTTCGAGAGCAGGTGAGGGATCTTCAGTCTGTGGCAACTGCAGCTGAGTTAAAATCGCAGCAGCTCCAAACCTTAGTCCACGGAGAATCCCAACTGCAAAACAAGTGCcatgaaatgcaaaaacaaacattgg ACTTAAACAATCAGCTTAAAACTCTCCAGCTGAGACTCCAGAAAGGAACCTCTGAAATGGAGCATTATAAGCAGCTATTTGT GTCCAAATCAAATGAAAATGAAGATAATCTTTCCAGACTGAGACGACATGAAAATGAACGAAAAGAAGCTGAATCTAG ACGCTGTGAGGAGTTAAGAGCGAAGGAAGAAGAGTGgctggcttgtaaccagaaatGCAAATATTTACAGGAGCAGCTTTctgaaaaggagaggaaggaagaGGAAATAAGTCGAAGAAACTCTCGATTAGAAAATGAGAATGAAACTCTGAAAACTGCCCTGAAGCAGGCTGAAGAGGAAGTATCCACTTTGAAGCAGGAAAG GGAGTTAGCAATGCTTTCTCATCAGAGTGCAATTGAACAGCTGCGGGAGAGCTTCAGACAGGAGATGCTGGAAGGAGATAGCTGGGGGTCAAAG GTTAATGAAGAGCTGTCAAAAGAACGAGCACAGCTCTCCTTAGGGTTACATGAGGCTGAACAGAGGTTGAGAGAAGAAGCTAGAATGGAGTTAGATATTGAGAGAGCAAAATTTCAGGAGTTAATCCAGAAATACCAGAAAGAACACAAAGAGCTTCAGAAAAAG gtgcctTTCCTTATTCGTACTGCCACCACGGAGCTGAAAGAAGAAATTAGTAGTTTGGAGAAAAAGTTGGAGGGAGCTCAAATGAGTCTAACGGAGAAGGAGGACAAAAAAGATCAAGAAATTGAGAGCCTGAAGAAACTGGTCTTTGAGTTAGAGAGCCAGCTGAAGCATGAACAGAACAGTGTTGATTGTTTGACTACAGAGTTGAGGCACAATAAACAGCAGAAGTCACAAAAgctaatagaaataaataaagaactggACCAGCTAACACAGGAGTCCTATCAATTGCAAGAAGAG AACTGTCTGCTCCAGGAGACTGTGCGCAGAGAGTGTGAGGAACGGTTTGAGCTAACTGAGGCGTTGAGCCATGCCCGAGAGCAGCTACTGGAGCTGAAACGACTCAGCGGGGAGCTACAGATTTCACATCGCTCTCTCAGTCAAAGTAATCTGGTGTTGTCCCCCCCATCTGCCAGCAGCCAAGGACAGAAAGGCATAAACACCAAGAGTTCAGGGATAGAGACAAAGCGTGGAGGCCTGACAAGATTAGTTGGAAATGCTGAAATACCTAGCAGCACTCGGCTGCGCAGCAGTGGTAATGAACTACCTACAATTCCCCTTCCACACCCACCAAGGGAGAGGGCATCTTCCATGAGTGAAGCCAGGCACAGAATCGCAGCTGTCATGCGAAGAAAGGAGAACAAGATGTGA